The Acidaminococcales bacterium genome contains the following window.
GGTGTCCGGAACGGCTACCTTGCCTATGTCATGCAGTTTGGCGGTTTTGATTATGCTTTGGGCGTAAGCTTCGTCTATTTGATAACCCGGGCGGTTTTTCTTAATCAGATTGTTGACAAGCACTTCGGAATAACAGGTAGTCCGCTTTATATGCCCGCCGGTTTCGTTGTCGCGGTAAGAGGTAACTCCGGCCAGCATGTCTAAAATGGCGTCCTGCGTCAGCTTTAACTGGCGGGTACGCAAATCTATCTTGTATTCAAGATCTTTCCTGTAGGATTCAAGCTCTACGTGCAGGCCTACCCGCGAGCGCACTATGCCGGGCGTGATCGGCTTTAAAATATAATCCACCGCCCCTAAGTCAAATGCTTCCTGTTCCTTTTCCCGGCCTTCCTGCGCGGTCAGGAAGATAATGGGTATGGATTTGAGCCTGGCGTCCTCTTTGATTTTTCTTATAACTTCATAGCCGTTCATATTGGGCATTTCAATGTCAAGCAAAATGACACTGGGCTCGGCCGCGGCAAGGAATTTCAAGGCGCGCGCGCCGGAAGGGGCGGCGTATATCTTATAATCGTCTTTAAGCACTTCCTGCAAAAACCGCAGGTTTGTCGGATCATCGTCGACTAAAAGTATTGATGCCGTATGTTTTAAATCGCTGTCCACATTTCCTCCTTGCTATTGCCAAGATAGCGGGAACGTTGCGCTTTGCCGTCCGCGCCCAATTACAATGTATCTATATATTCAACCGCTCCGTCATAGTCGAAGCTTTCAATGGCCACCTTGATGGAATCGAGCAGTCTATCGGCAGCGTCGCCATATCCGAAACGCAATATTTCATTCATTTGCTCTATGGCCAAGTCGCCTTCCAAGCGATCGATCAATTGAACAACATAGGAAAGCCTGTCTTTTAATTTTTCCTTTTGTTCAGCGGATGCTTGTATTTTGTTTTCCTGCATTTTGTTTTCGCGCAGCAACGCGGCCAGCCGCTTTTCCATTTTTTCCATTCCGCGGATAAAATCAAAAAAGTTTGCCTTGATAAAATCAAAATTTTCGCG
Protein-coding sequences here:
- a CDS encoding response regulator: MDSDLKHTASILLVDDDPTNLRFLQEVLKDDYKIYAAPSGARALKFLAAAEPSVILLDIEMPNMNGYEVIRKIKEDARLKSIPIIFLTAQEGREKEQEAFDLGAVDYILKPITPGIVRSRVGLHVELESYRKDLEYKIDLRTRQLKLTQDAILDMLAGVTSYRDNETGGHIKRTTCYSEVLVNNLIKKNRPGYQIDEAYAQSIIKTAKLHDIGKVAVPDTILLKPDKLNDEEFDKIKMHTIYGAQMIDDSIEELGDTSDFLLIAREIVISHHEKWNGAGYPNKLKGEDIPLSGRIMALSDVYDALISRRPYKKGFSHEDAMNIIYKDSGTHFDPVLVELSEDCFTQFREIAERFR